TGCCCGGCTGACTGACGCGATGGAATATATCTATGGGACGTTTGGGATTCGATAGTGGGAGGTGGAGGTAGATGGCGCTGGATGCCAGCCGCGTAATTAACGGCAGCTTTGGCGAAGTCTACGTAGATGGTAATTGGGAAACGAACTTCAACCATCTTGAGGCTAATGTCGAGATTCAGAAGGCAGAGGTCCGGCCTTCTGGCGATAGGTGGGTCCATCATAAGGTGACTGGCCTTCGTGGGACTGGAACGATCTCGGGGTTCAAGGTAACGAGCAAGCTGATTCAGTTAAACGACCCTATACGTGATAATGCCCAGGGTTCGGTCAAGACCGAAATTGTGAGCAAGCTCGCTGATCCGGAGGCGTATGGGTATGAGCGGGTCCGGCTTAAGAACGTAGTCTTCGACCGGATCTCCTTGGCCAACTGGACTACCGGCGAAGTGGTCAATGAGGAGTGGCCTTTCACCTTCGAGGACTATGAATTGCTTGACCCGATTGTCGAGGGCGGAGCGGGTGAAGAGGCTGGCGGCGGGACTATTACAGTCTAGGAGGGTAGTTTATGGATTATGAGCAGTTGACCGATGAACAGATACTAGAGCGTCTTCTGAACGCGGACAGAGTGCCTCAGAGGACGCTTTTTTTGAAGCGCCTTGGTATCCCTCTGACCTTGCAGGCACTTACCACAAAGCAGATATATGCTATCCGTGAGCGATGCACCCAGGTGATAAAAGGGAAGCGTGGAACGCCGGACAGGGAAGAGGTGGATACCAGGCTTTTCACCGTGAGGGTCGCCCTGGCTAGCATTGTGAAACCAAGATTCGATGATGCGAGGCTCCTGGAGAAATACCAGGCTAGCGGTCCGGAGGAGGTTATTCAGCGGATACTCCTGGCGGGTGAGCTAGACCAAATATTTGCTGAGACCCTTGCCCTTTCGGGCTTCGATGAGGACCTGGAGGAACTAAAAAACTGATAAGGACGCGCCCTGTTCTGGCTTTGGTTCACCAGATATTTCAGAGGACGGGCTTACCGCCTGACGAATTTTGGGCAAAGCCGGACGGGGCGCGTAGGTTTATGATGGCAAGCATGGCGGTAGCCTTGGAGGAGGAAATGAAGGCGCAGAAGGAGGCGGCGGGTGATGGCAGACGAGCTATATCGTAGTGAGATAGTCATCGACATAAACGACCAGGATGCTATCGCCCGCGCCCAGCGGGTGCAGAAGAGGTTTGAAGAGTCTATAGGCCGCATACAGAAGACGGCTAGAGTCTTAAGCCGGGAGAGGATAGCTCCGGTTATTGAGGTAAGGGATAAGCTGACACAAACCTTGTTCAAGGCTGATAGATTCATCAAAAAGCTATCCCTTGAGCAGGCTTCGCCGGTTTTGGCGGCTCAGGATAGGGTATCGGCGGTTGTGGCCCGTATTAGCGCGGTCCTGGAAAACCTGGATAAGGGCAAATATGACGTGGTGGCTGACATGAAAGGCCCGCTCATGGACGAGATTGTAAGGGCCAAAGAGGCTTTGAGAAGTCTTTCGGGTGTCAAGGCCGGGCCGGTGGCAGACCTGAGAGGGGAGTTATTCGGACAGCTTGCAAGGGCTCAATCGCTGCTTAAAGGGCTGGATGATATGATAGCTAGGCCCAGGGCCACGCTGATAGACCGGGTGTCCAGTGCAGCCGGTTGGATCGGTTCCAAGCTACGCGGCCTCACAGGCAGAGTGTGGACAGTGACCATCCGGGCCAAGAATATGGTGACTGGAGCTATCAGTGGGATTATGCGGGCCGTGACTTCGCCGCTCGGGATGCTCGGTATCGGTATTGGTGGCGCGGCGGTTACAGCGGCGGCAGTAGTTAAACCGTTACAGTTAGCCGGGCAGATGGAGCAGGCGAAGATAGGCTTCGAGACGATGCTAAAGTCCGGGGAAAAGGCCGACAGGTTTCTAAAGGACCTACAAAGATTCGCGGCCCTCACACCGTTTGAGTTTCCGGAACTCCAGGACGCCTCCAAACGTCTTCTGGCCTTTGGATTCAGTGCAAAAGAGATACTTCCCACTATGACGGCTATTGGGAATGCGGCTTCCGGCCTTGGGATAGGCGCTGAGGGCATTGACAGGTTAATCCTTGCTATTGGTCAGATGAGGGCCAAGGCCAAGGTATCGGGCGAGGAAATGAGGCAGTTGACTGAGGCCGGTATCCCTGCCTGGGATATGCTAGCGAAGGCGATGGGCAAGAGCACCGCCGAGGTCATGAAGATGTCCGAGAAGGGCCTCATTCCTGCCAGCAAGGCCATTGATATTTTCATCAAGGGCATGAATGAGCGATTTCCAAACATGATGGCGCGGCAGTCGAGGTCTCTCCTGGGCCTGTGGAGCACGATAAAAGATGTTTTCAACATGGGTATCGTATTTCGCTGGGGCGACGGCTTAAGCAGGGCTGTTAAGCCCAGGATGGAGCGGTTGGTTGATCTCTTTACCCGGAACGAAGATGTAACCAAGCGCTGGGGAGACACTTTAGAGAAAGTAGCATTCCGGGCCGGAGATAGAATCATGACATGCCTGGAGCGGGCCTTCAATATGATTGATCGTCTGCTCAAGGACCCAAGATTCCAGAAGGCTGACCTATTCGGGAAGACACAGATTCTATGGAGCGAAATCATAGTTAAACCTTTCGATAGATGGTGGGCTTCGGGTGGCAAAGAGTGGGCAACAAGGGCCGGAACCTCAATTGCCCAGTCTATTATGAAAGGCATTTTAGAAGTTGGCTCGAGTAACCCGCTCATGGGTGCTATCATAGGTAAAGCTATTGGAGGGTTACCGGGTGCCGCTGTGGGTGCCGGTTGGGGCCTCGGAGGTTATATCGGTGAAAAGGCTAGAAAGTTGATAGATAAAGCGTGGGCGCCACGTGAGGCCGAACGGTATAAGACGTGGGAGGAAAGGACACGAGACCTCCAGGAGAAATTGAAGGGCCAGGAATTGGTAATGCGGCCTGCATATGGTCAGGGTGCGATAGTGATGCGTCCACAGTTCGCCCTTGTCGGCGAAGCAGGCCCGGAGGCGATAATTCCTCTGACCCGTGAGCGGGAAAGGGCTTTAAGATTGTGGACCGAAGCCGGAAGGTGGCTGGGTGCGAATAGAGCGACTGGCATTGCGGCTGAAGAGCCTGCCCTCCGTGCGATAGAAGGCGGTATGTCGCAGAGGGTCAAGCAACTGCCGGTAGTGCAGGATGCTCAAAAGGCTACAGGCTGGCTGCATGGCCTGGTATCTCGGGTAGCGGCGACGTTTAGGGTTCCCGTGGCCCTTTTAAGAGGGCTAATCCAGGCCGAGAGCAGTGGGAGAGCTGGAGTGGTTTCCCGTGTAGGCGCTATCGGGCTTACTCAAGTAATGCCTTCCACAGCCAGGAGCCTGGGCTATGAACCAGCGCAGTTGAGGACGCGGCCTGACCTACAGGTAGAGGCTGGAGCTAAATATTTGTCTCAAATGCTGAGGCAGTTTGAGAGTGTCCCGCTTGCGCTTGCGGCATACAATGCCGGGCCAAACGCGGTGAGGAGATATAAAGGTATACCTCCATACCCTGAGACGCAGGCGTATGTAAAGAGGGTTATGAGTTTTGCTAAGTCCTACGGGCTGCCTGGTTATGCAAAAGGAACGATAGCCACAAGGCCGCATATTGCAAGGGTGGCTGAGGAAGGCCCGGAGGCGATAATTCCGCTTACTCCTCGTTTCCGGTTGAGGGCTTTGGAACTCTGGCAGGAAGCTGGGCAACATCTCGGAGTTAAAGGGTTCAAGGATGGAGGGTTTACGACTTCGCTGGCTGTCGGACCTTCTAAGGGCGGGTCGAATACTACTGTTGTCCACATTCACATGGGCGAAGCAGTCAAGACGATCCAGGTCAACTCCAGAGCCGATGCTGGCAAGGTTGCAGACGAGGCGGCAGGGATAGTGGCGAGGAACCTTCGGGCTGTCCTGGAGAACTTAGCGAGCTAAGGAGGGAGACGGGCTAATGGACTTCTATTTTTTGGCGGAGGGTTCAACGTTCCGGCTCCCTGTGAATCCTGAAGAGGTCACGGTCGAGGGCGAGAAGCAGATAGAGACAGTAAATGTAATCAATTTAGGAGAGATAGACTTCCCGACAGGAGACAGGCGGACCGGAATTCGGTTCGCCTCATTTTTCCCTGCTCATTATGATTCGGGCTATTGCAGATATGCGGACATTCCAGACCCAAAAGAGGCTATCAATCAATTGATAGACCTGCGGACAGAGGGCAAGCCGGTAAGGTTTTTGGTGACTGAGACTACCATAAATACCTTGGCGTTGGTAACCTCAGTGAATTACACCATTAAGGGTGGAGAACCCGGTGATATTTACTATGAGGTGTCCCTTCGGACATGGAGAGACGTCAAGGTGAGGACGGCGGCGCAGCCTGCAGAGAAGAGAGAGTCCAGGCCGAGGCCGGACACAAAGCCAGTGCCGAAGGTGTATATCACAAAAGAGGGTGACAGTCTCTATAAGATAGCGAAACTCCAATTGAATGATGGGAACCGGTGGCGCGACATTTACTCCGCGAATCGGAAGGTCATAGGTCCTGATCCCAACAGGCTGCAACCAGGAACTAAGCTGGTGATGCCTAAATGATTGAGGTCGTCCTTGCGAACAGGTATTATCTCGGTGACTTGCTGGAGGAGGCTACCCTGGCAGACAGTCTCGCAGAGATAGCATACCGTGGCGAAATTACCTTGGTTGTTACTCCTGACTTACCAGTGATTGCGCCGGGCCAGGAGATCAGGATAAGCGGTCCTCACCCAGTCTCAGGTAACATGGTGGTCCTGCTTGATGGCGTGGTCTGGACCGTGGAGAGCAGGACGCGAGGGCAGAAACATGTCACGGTTACGGTCTATGACCGGACGATTTACTTGGATAGGTCGGAGGATGAATACCTCTTCCCGGCAGGCCAGACAGCCACGGCGAGGTTGAAACGGTATACCGCTGACTGGAGCATTCCGCTGGGCCGGGTAGTAGATACAGGTGTGGCCCTCGGGAAGGCTGTTTACAGGGCGCAGACGATATTCAACATGCTCTGGACGGATCTCAAAGAGACGGCAAGGCAGGGCGGGCTATACCGGGCGCGGATGGCTGGGAAGCAGTTGGAGCTTGTGCGGCTCGGGAGTAATAGCACGGTCTGGCAGTTGGAGACCTTCGAGGAGGTTGCCCAGTCTCGCACCCTGGAGGGCGCGGTGACGAAAGTTAAGGTTTTGGGTGCGGCGATAGAGGACACGAAGTCCTCCGTGATGGCCGTGGAGACTGGAGAAACAAAGCTGGGCACTCTCCAGAGGGTGATTCAAGATGAGCAGATAACTACCCAGGGTATGGCGAAGGCGGCGGCAAAGGCGCTACTTACAGGGATTCAAGAGACGGTTACTGTTACCGGCCCTGATATCCCGACAATACGGGCAGGAGATAAGGTTACGTTGAATGGTGCCTCCTGGCTTGTGACTACTGCCCAGCACTCCCTGGGAGATCCGGGCCACATGACCCTGGACCTGGCGTCAGAACAATACATCAGGAGGCGGTACTATGCCTGATGCAATGACTGAGTTAGCTGTTGAACTCCAGCGGATGGCAAGGCAGGCCTCCTCACAAGCTATCGCAGGGCTGGCGTCTGAACTAGGGACTATTACGGCGAAGGGTGTAAAGCTGGATAGATACAAACATGAATTCACAGACCCGCTAGTTCTGGAGCCGGTGATAGACCTGGATATAGAGCTTACTCTTAAAGTCCCTAAACACGATGAAACTGGGCAGATCGTGCTACCGGCTATACCGACTCAGGCCCATAGTCCTACAGTCGCGGGAACGTATACGGTGACTTATAAGTTCGATGATTGGATTTACAATGCTGAGGAGAAGCCGGAGAAGCTTATAAAGATCACTAAGGCCCGGATAAAACACAAGCCGGAGTATAAACCCGGCGACAGGGTTATATGTGCCCTGGTTAATGGAGGTCGGGACGTGGTGATCATATCGCGGGTGGTGCCTTATGCCTGAACAGTTATTTCCGGTTGATGAGCCGGAGATTGAGCCGGCGGGAACAGAAGAGCGCCAGGTTTCCTTTGGGAGATCGTGGCGCTTCGATTTTGATAAGGGCGAATTCGTCCTTACTCCTACGGGCCGGGTAGCAGAGAGTGAAGGCGCGGATGCGTGGCTTGAATGGTGCCAGAAGGCCCTTATGACGGCTCGGTATAGGTATATGGTCTATTCCCGTTCTTACGGCCAGGAATTTGAGGAATTGATCGGCAGGCACCTGACCAGAGAGGCGAACGAAAGCGAGATCAGGAGAATCGCCACGGAATGCCTTATGGTGGACCCCCGGACAGCTAGCGTAGGGAATTTCACTTTCCAGTGGGACGGGGACACAGTGTATTTCACCTGTGAGGTGTCGAATGTCCGGGGTGAAACAGGGACGGTGAGCGGAATGGTGGTGATTCAGTGATGGCGGAGCTTACTCAGCGTCTGGAAGATCATAGTCTACAGATTGCTAGACAACGTGCTGCATGGACAGCAGAGGAAGACGACATTTTACGTGAATGCTATCCGACAACAGAAGCTGCTGAGCTAGCCCAGAGGCTAGGACGGTCTACTTGGGCAGTGATAATTAGGGCCAATCGTTTAGGCATTAGGAAGGATTGCGATTGGCTCAGGAGCTATCATGTGCGTCAGTGTGAAGACAAACGGATTGACTTTTTTAGGCAAGATTATTTCTCCCAACCACTTACACCAGATAGCGCATACTGGCTTGGTTTTATTCAGGCTGATGGTTCCATTGACCTTTATGGTGGGGCGAATGCCTTAAAAGTCCAGTTGGCTGAATGTGATATTGCTCATTTGCGGTTGCTAAAGAATGATTTAGGGACTTCACGAGAAATATTGAAAGGAAATCCAGGTCAAGTAGTACTTAAGGTAAACTCACGGAAAATGATAAGCGATCTCTTGAAGCTTGGGATTATGCCGCGCAAGGCATTTACTCATACTTATCCCAAAATCACGGAGCCTCAATTGGTATCGCACTATATCCGTGGCATATTTGACGGAGATGGATGTATTGCGGTCCGGCGACGTAAGGGAGTATATGATCCCATATTCAATATTGCGGGCGGAAAAGACTTCTGTAAGTGGGCATTGGAAATTATAAGACAACATGCTGGTATTAGGGGTGGGGGGATCAGCAAAGATCCCAACTCTGACAAAACCTGGCACATTCAGATTTGCGGGTATCAGCAGGTTAAACGGGTTTATATGTGGCTCTATTTCGGTGCTACGCGTTGGTTAGCAAGAAAACGGGAGAAGTTTGAGTTGATGTATGAGGGGGTGGGCTAAATGGCAGAGTTGCCTCCTTATTTGGAGGACCAGACATATGAAGCCATACTGCAACGCATGCTTAATGCCTTACCCCCTGATATATCAAAGGCCGAAGGGGATTTTATTTGGGATTCGCTCTCCCCGACTGCCATTGAGCTTGCCCTGGCTGCCCTTTGGGCGCAGGAGGTTCTACGGAGAGGGTTCGCCAGTACTACCTTTGATCAATACCTTGATATGCGCTGCGGTGAGCATGGAGTTATCAGGCGGCCTGCGGTGAAGGCCACAGGGAAGGTGAAGTTTACCGGCACAGCAGGTGCTGTAGTCCCTTCTGGGATCAGGGTGGCGACTCCTGCCGATCCCACGACAGGTGCGCAGTCTGTAGAGTTTATAACTACAGAGAGTGTCACCCTGGATGCCAATGGTGAGGGCTTTGCCGCAATAGAGGCTGTCGAGGCCGGCTCTGGCGGGAATGTGGTGGCAGGTGCAATAAGTGTTTTGGTGGCTCCGGTGACTGGTGTAAATGCGGTGACTAACCCTGAGCCGACAACCGGAGGGATTGATACTGAAAGCGATGAGTCCTTGCTTAACCGCTATTATCTCAAGGTCAGGACTCCTGCCACAAGCGGGAATAAGGCGCATTACATGAACTGGGCGCTGGAGGTACCAGGTGTCGGTGACGCGAAGGTCATTCCGCTCTGGAATGGTCCTGGAACTGTAAAGGTTTTGGTCGTGGACAGCGAGAAACAGCCTGCCAGCCCTGAGCTTGTGGCCGCTGTGGCGGAGCATATCGAGGAAGAAAGGCCGATAGGAGCGGCGGTAACTGTGGTGGCTGCAACAGGTGTCACGGTTTCGGTGACTGCTACAGTAACCCTGGATACCGGATATATCCTCAATGATATTCAGACAGAGTTTGTAAAGAGACTCAGGGATTATTTTGCGAGTATTGCCTTCAGGCAGACGTATGTGAGCTATGCACAGATAGGCTCGATCCTTCTGGGCATTCCTGGAGTGATGGATTACTCCAGCCTCCAGGTGAACGGAGGGACCGCAAATGTGACTCTTGGGGATGAAGGGGTTCCGGTCCTGGGAACCGTGACGCTGAGTGTCTAGGCGGGTGGTTTGAATGAGTTACCCTCAGGCGGTAGACCAATTTATTACGAAGCTGAACCGACGGGCTATCCCATATGTGATCCAGGATGAAGTCATAATGCTAAATGATGGTTTGGGTGAGAGTTTCCTTGCCCATGACAATGTAAAGACTGACACTCTGGAGGTCTGGACTGGACCTGGTAAGACTGGCGTAAAGATTGTGACCTACACCATTCGGTCCCCAGGGGATACTCCATGGAAAACCTTGCTCCGGGTAATGGCTCCGGTTGAAAAGGTATATGTCACTTATGAATCTTTGGGGGATCAGGTGGAAGCCGAGGATATGAACACGGTGCAAAGCAGCCTTGTGGCGACACAGACGGAGCTCGAACGGCATAAGGCCGATCTTAACTGCCATATAGAAAACGGAGAAATAGACGGAGGCAGCTTCGTGTAGATGGAGGGGTGAGACAGAATGCCTCAGATAATCAAGATTCGGCGCGGGACTAAAGTGGAACTTGTCGCACGCGGAGCATTGGCCAGTGGAGAGCTCGGGTTCTGTACCGACACGAAAGAGGTCTATATCGGTGACGGTACGACGAACATCTTCGTAGGCCGGGCCATGTCGGGAACCTACGTAAACCGTCCCAACGCCTCAGTGCCAGGCAGATTCTACTACGTGACGTCAGGTGAGAATGCGGGATACCTGTATATCGATGACGGAACGACCTGGCACCGGGTCAATGCCCAGGCTCTATCTGATCTCACCGGCACCATTGACGATATCGCTGACGGCGCGACCTATGCAAAAGTCCTCAAAACCGATGTTTCCGGAGGGCACGTGAACAAGGTTTCGGACGGCACAAATACCAAGACCGCGGCGGAGATCGCGGGACACATAAATAACGTGACCATTCACCGGTTAATTAATGATAGCGGTACCGGCCCCACAGACCTGTGGTCAGCTCAGAAAATCAGGAACGAAATCGAGCTTGCAAAGCACAACATCGAACCGCAGGCGAGCGTGAAGGACCAGCACTTAACCACGCCACCCTCAACACCAGCTGTTGGGGACAGGTATATAGTTCCTGCCGGTGCTACTGGGGCATGGGTCGACAAGACGAATCAAATCGCCGAATGGAATGGTTCCGCCTGGGACTTTTATACCCCTCAGATAGGTTGGACCTGCTACGTCGACGATGAAGAGAAGGTCTACTCCTGGAACGGGAGTGCGTGGGTGAGGACAGGCGGAGCTCTCCAAACCATCGTGGCAGGGGCAGGCCTCACCGGTGGGGGTCAAGCTGATACAGTTACTCTCAACGTGGGCGCAGGTAACGGAATCGTGGTAGACCCTGACTCGATCTCCGTAAAAGCCTACAATGGGATCACGGTCGACGGAAATGGTGTGGCTGCAAACATTGACGGGGTTTCCATCGTGTATGACGCGGCCAATGGCAACTGCCTGATGGTGGCCGCGGTGGATGGTGGAACGTTCGCATAGGTGGTGATAGCATGCCGAGGAAGGTACTCATCCAGATTCGCCGGGGGACGGAGGCCGAGCTGTCGGGCATTACCCTTGCTCCAGGGGAATTGGGGTTCACGACTGATACCAATAAGCTCTTCATCGGTACGACCGCGGGGAACGTTCTACTGGTCAACGTCTCCACGGCTGGTGATATGCTCAAAAGTGTCTACGACACCGATAATGACGGCAAGGTAGACGCGGCTGAGGTGGCGGATAGTACTCCATGGGCAGGGGTAACGGGGAAACCCTCAACATTCCCGCCATCGGCCCACAAGAGCACCCATGCTTCTGGGGGTAGCGATGCGCTTACACCGGGAGACATAGGGGCGGTAAATAAAGCTGGGGATATGATAACCGGTCCGATAGGGTTTCGTATCGGCAGTGCTAATCCTCGCTATCACCAAAACGTGGCGGCATACGAGTGGTCAACCAGTAGTGCGGCAGGAGCCTTTGTAATTGAGACCCCAATAACTGCTGCCTCCGAAAATGTTATGATGCGGTTATTAATAGAGGGATACTTTTATGATAGCACTTCGCCATTTTTTCTAATAGTAGGGGGATATATTTATGCATCCGGACCGAGTTTCTATAACTATGGTTACATTAATCTGAGTAAGAAACGCCCACTTGTGCGATGGGGACGTAATATAGCTACAGGCAAGGTTGTGCTGATCATTGGTGATGTTGGAGACGTTTACTCATATCCTAAGTTATGGGTATCGCTTTTGGAGGGGCATAGTTCGAGCGATAATCACAGAACTGGCTGGACTATCACTCAGAAAACTGACCTAACTGGGTATGATTTACTTACAACGGTGCTTGATGTGGGGGCCTTCTGGCACGCAGGCAACGACGGTTCTAATTCGGGTCTAGACGCTGACCTGCTTGACGGTCAGCACGCCTCGGCTTTCATGCCCAAAGGTCCTGTCACCTGGAACCAGCTAGCCGGGGTTTAGGGGGTGAGGTGATTGGACTATGGCGAACTGATATACGGGCAGGCCGGGTATGGAGATAATGAAACTCTTAAGCCCGAAGACTTCCGACCCGACTTGATGGAGTA
This portion of the Bacillota bacterium genome encodes:
- a CDS encoding baseplate J/gp47 family protein, encoding MAELPPYLEDQTYEAILQRMLNALPPDISKAEGDFIWDSLSPTAIELALAALWAQEVLRRGFASTTFDQYLDMRCGEHGVIRRPAVKATGKVKFTGTAGAVVPSGIRVATPADPTTGAQSVEFITTESVTLDANGEGFAAIEAVEAGSGGNVVAGAISVLVAPVTGVNAVTNPEPTTGGIDTESDESLLNRYYLKVRTPATSGNKAHYMNWALEVPGVGDAKVIPLWNGPGTVKVLVVDSEKQPASPELVAAVAEHIEEERPIGAAVTVVAATGVTVSVTATVTLDTGYILNDIQTEFVKRLRDYFASIAFRQTYVSYAQIGSILLGIPGVMDYSSLQVNGGTANVTLGDEGVPVLGTVTLSV
- a CDS encoding transglycosylase SLT domain-containing protein, which codes for MADELYRSEIVIDINDQDAIARAQRVQKRFEESIGRIQKTARVLSRERIAPVIEVRDKLTQTLFKADRFIKKLSLEQASPVLAAQDRVSAVVARISAVLENLDKGKYDVVADMKGPLMDEIVRAKEALRSLSGVKAGPVADLRGELFGQLARAQSLLKGLDDMIARPRATLIDRVSSAAGWIGSKLRGLTGRVWTVTIRAKNMVTGAISGIMRAVTSPLGMLGIGIGGAAVTAAAVVKPLQLAGQMEQAKIGFETMLKSGEKADRFLKDLQRFAALTPFEFPELQDASKRLLAFGFSAKEILPTMTAIGNAASGLGIGAEGIDRLILAIGQMRAKAKVSGEEMRQLTEAGIPAWDMLAKAMGKSTAEVMKMSEKGLIPASKAIDIFIKGMNERFPNMMARQSRSLLGLWSTIKDVFNMGIVFRWGDGLSRAVKPRMERLVDLFTRNEDVTKRWGDTLEKVAFRAGDRIMTCLERAFNMIDRLLKDPRFQKADLFGKTQILWSEIIVKPFDRWWASGGKEWATRAGTSIAQSIMKGILEVGSSNPLMGAIIGKAIGGLPGAAVGAGWGLGGYIGEKARKLIDKAWAPREAERYKTWEERTRDLQEKLKGQELVMRPAYGQGAIVMRPQFALVGEAGPEAIIPLTRERERALRLWTEAGRWLGANRATGIAAEEPALRAIEGGMSQRVKQLPVVQDAQKATGWLHGLVSRVAATFRVPVALLRGLIQAESSGRAGVVSRVGAIGLTQVMPSTARSLGYEPAQLRTRPDLQVEAGAKYLSQMLRQFESVPLALAAYNAGPNAVRRYKGIPPYPETQAYVKRVMSFAKSYGLPGYAKGTIATRPHIARVAEEGPEAIIPLTPRFRLRALELWQEAGQHLGVKGFKDGGFTTSLAVGPSKGGSNTTVVHIHMGEAVKTIQVNSRADAGKVADEAAGIVARNLRAVLENLAS
- a CDS encoding DUF2634 domain-containing protein, with amino-acid sequence MPEQLFPVDEPEIEPAGTEERQVSFGRSWRFDFDKGEFVLTPTGRVAESEGADAWLEWCQKALMTARYRYMVYSRSYGQEFEELIGRHLTREANESEIRRIATECLMVDPRTASVGNFTFQWDGDTVYFTCEVSNVRGETGTVSGMVVIQ
- a CDS encoding DUF2793 domain-containing protein; this translates as MPQIIKIRRGTKVELVARGALASGELGFCTDTKEVYIGDGTTNIFVGRAMSGTYVNRPNASVPGRFYYVTSGENAGYLYIDDGTTWHRVNAQALSDLTGTIDDIADGATYAKVLKTDVSGGHVNKVSDGTNTKTAAEIAGHINNVTIHRLINDSGTGPTDLWSAQKIRNEIELAKHNIEPQASVKDQHLTTPPSTPAVGDRYIVPAGATGAWVDKTNQIAEWNGSAWDFYTPQIGWTCYVDDEEKVYSWNGSAWVRTGGALQTIVAGAGLTGGGQADTVTLNVGAGNGIVVDPDSISVKAYNGITVDGNGVAANIDGVSIVYDAANGNCLMVAAVDGGTFA
- a CDS encoding phage tail tube protein codes for the protein MALDASRVINGSFGEVYVDGNWETNFNHLEANVEIQKAEVRPSGDRWVHHKVTGLRGTGTISGFKVTSKLIQLNDPIRDNAQGSVKTEIVSKLADPEAYGYERVRLKNVVFDRISLANWTTGEVVNEEWPFTFEDYELLDPIVEGGAGEEAGGGTITV
- a CDS encoding phage portal protein yields the protein MIEVVLANRYYLGDLLEEATLADSLAEIAYRGEITLVVTPDLPVIAPGQEIRISGPHPVSGNMVVLLDGVVWTVESRTRGQKHVTVTVYDRTIYLDRSEDEYLFPAGQTATARLKRYTADWSIPLGRVVDTGVALGKAVYRAQTIFNMLWTDLKETARQGGLYRARMAGKQLELVRLGSNSTVWQLETFEEVAQSRTLEGAVTKVKVLGAAIEDTKSSVMAVETGETKLGTLQRVIQDEQITTQGMAKAAAKALLTGIQETVTVTGPDIPTIRAGDKVTLNGASWLVTTAQHSLGDPGHMTLDLASEQYIRRRYYA
- a CDS encoding LysM peptidoglycan-binding domain-containing protein; protein product: MDFYFLAEGSTFRLPVNPEEVTVEGEKQIETVNVINLGEIDFPTGDRRTGIRFASFFPAHYDSGYCRYADIPDPKEAINQLIDLRTEGKPVRFLVTETTINTLALVTSVNYTIKGGEPGDIYYEVSLRTWRDVKVRTAAQPAEKRESRPRPDTKPVPKVYITKEGDSLYKIAKLQLNDGNRWRDIYSANRKVIGPDPNRLQPGTKLVMPK
- a CDS encoding phosphoglucomutase produces the protein MSYPQAVDQFITKLNRRAIPYVIQDEVIMLNDGLGESFLAHDNVKTDTLEVWTGPGKTGVKIVTYTIRSPGDTPWKTLLRVMAPVEKVYVTYESLGDQVEAEDMNTVQSSLVATQTELERHKADLNCHIENGEIDGGSFV